The genomic stretch CAGAGCTCTCTTGCTTTGTATGATGAGATTTGTAGAAAAGAGAACCTCAAAATCAGACAGGCCATCCTGGGGAGCTTGGCGTTTGTTGAGTTGTGTCTTGAGAATCCTTTGAAAGCTTTGTCTTATGCGAAGTTGCTACAGCAGCTGACTGATTGCTCTAGGATGTATGTATTCCTCAGCCATGTATATGCAGCTGAAGCTCTGTGTGCTCTGAACAGACCAAAGGATGCTGCTGAGCAGCTGTCAGTTTATATCAAAGATGGCAATGATATTGAGCTGCCATACAATGTGGAGAACTGTGAGAAGGCCTTAGATGAGAAAGACAGTGATGGTGAAGACACGGTTGCTCCTGCTGTGACAAAACTGACCTCAGAAGAATCTCAGCACTCGGAGAGTCTCAAGCCTGAGGAAGCTCGGGGCGTTCTGTATATTGACCTCGGCATGACTGCTGCAATGCAGGGAGAATTTGAGCAGGCTGACTATATGGTGAGCCGTGGCCTTGCCATGCTGCCCAACAACCCTAGGGCAGTGCTAGCATCAGTTTACATGGACCTTCTGCAGGGAAAGTCCCAGGGGGCCGTTGCAAAGTTGAGACACTGTAGGCATGTGAGATTTAGACCTAGTGTACTAGCTACCAGCTGAGCTTAGAGAAGCATACCTTTTCATGGTTTCTGTAGTTTACAATTACCATTACAATCTTTTTGGACCCTGACCCCAGTGCGGATGATGATTAAAGATGGTAATGCCCCTCCTGTGTACCATACATAAGAAGTGAACTGTAGTTCTCTTTTTAGCTTCGCCCCAGATTCAGGGTGTAATGTGTTGAAACTATATCGTTTAAATTCGCTGCTCTTTGGACTGAAGAGTGGCCAGGTGATCAAAATAGTTTCCTATATCCGTTTAATCAGGAATCAATCTGGAGAACAATGTGCAGAGGCTTTGGGCTCTGATACATGCGTCATAAGATGAGTAGTCACTTTGCCTGCAACCGTTCATCTGATGTGACTCGGTACCGGTTGCTTGTGTACCCGTTTGTTTTTGCGAACTGTTGTTTTTTGTTGGGTTTTGCGAACTACTTTTAAGAAAGACGAACATTTTTACTGCAAAGCCCGCATTTGCAAATCATTACTTGACTAAAACACCTCAAGTTAAAAAATAATTGATGCTGGTGACATTTTTATGGTCTTTGGTGTACAACTTTAGTTGCTATTTTTCTATTAGAATATGGTTATGACATCTAATGAATATATGAGATTATGAAAAAGGCTTTTAAAGACAAATCTGTTGATATGTTTTCGAATTGAAAAGCTATTGATGCAAAGTTTTAAAAGTTTGAGTAGATTTCCGTTAAAACATCAAGTATTTGCGTTCAAAGGTAGTATATGTTttatttgaaaaagaaaaaatcgaGCTTTTTATGCCCAACAGAACAACTGAGTAATTAACAATTCACTCGACGATCGTGATCGTTTTTACCAGTTCCGCCCCTAAATTCAACGACCTACTTTCCAGGACACCGGGGTGAGGTGGAAGGCACTCGTAGGTCTCCGCTGTGCAGCGAATTCCCGTCGCTGAGGGATGTACAACGCCATTTGATAACTCGTTGGATCCATACAATTATAATTTTTCAATTTTTGAACGCACTTCTTCCTATATGTTAAAGATATGACATTTTCTATGTTTTTAAAACTATTGGACCACACACATGCCGTCGTATTTTCGTATGGACTAAAATACCGTCCTTCAACTCTTCTTCTCCACTCACGGACGCGTGGATCCATGTgtcatccccttcctccctcgtTCCTTTCCCCTCCTTCCCACCCCCGCAAGGTGAGCGAGAACGCGGCGATGCCGCACCTGAAGCAGCCCGGCAGCAGCTGCGCTCGGGCCGCCGAGCCCTATGCCGTGAATCTGAAACGGGTCGACGTCGGCAGGCACgcgtcctcctcgccatctGTGCGCAGCGGCGCGTCGTCCAGCGGCAGCAGCGGTGGCGCTGCGAGCGGAGGCGAGCTCCTGAGGCCGCGCCCGTCGGCGGCAGGGGCGAGAGTAAGCCACTGTGGCGAATTTCAAGGGCGCGAGATGCCTCTAGGGGCCGCCGTTCAACTATGTCGCCGTGGccaagggtggcggcggcggcatgtcCTCGTCGCTGGCGCTATCTTGAAGACTTGAACTGATAACGGGTCGAAAATGAGTACTAGTAGAAAAGGTGTCGTGTAGACATTTGCTACTGGATACGTCTAGAAGGTTAATCGTTGAACATTTGCTAGCTCTGTAACGGTGTAAAAGTTTATAACTTTTACAGGCGCGTAGCCATGCATCGCGCGCGTCACCCGCCGGGTCACCAGCTCGTCCGGAGAATGCCGTTGCCGCGACGAACCCATTCCCCTCCACCTCGCGCGTCCGCATCTCGTTGAGGGCGCCCCGCCGCAGAAGACGCGGGAGGCGAGGTCGGGGCGCGCGTTGCCGAGGTACGCAGTGAGCAGCGCGTTGAGCGACTGCGTGTGGGCGTGGAAGCCGAGCTTGAGGAGCAGCGGGTGGAGCTGGGCGACGAGAAGGAGCGGCCCGGCGTCGGGGATGGGGAGAGGCTCCGGTGgtggggcggcggaggcagagggggTCACCGCGGGGTAGGAAGGAGGGGAAAgtaaggaggaggaaggggatgacACGTGGGACATACGTGTCAGTGAGCGGAGAGGTGCATTTTAATCCATACGAAAATACGATGGCCTATGTAAAATGGCATATTTCAAACTCAAATATACGAAGAATTATAATAGCACCGTTCCTATAACGCGAACAGTGTGGTTAAAAATTGGAAAATTATAATAGCTCAGATCCAATTAACTTTTTATAATGCTATGTCATATTTAATGACTCGTCTATATAGTGCCATGTCATCGTACTTATCCTACGCCCGACTTTTTTGTATTTTGGCCCTTTTCGCgaaaaaatctcacaaataggcccttggcgaaaccaattccgaAAATGGACCCTCAGCTTGGCGCCAGGCTGGCTAGCGCCAAGGTATAACGTCTTGGCAAGGTCCCTACACCGTGCCTCCGACGTGGCGTCGGCCCGCTGACGTGGCCCCGAGGCtgggcgccaagatccatggcgccaaggctcggcgccaagatctgtGGCGCCAAGGCTCGGCACCACCgtcgctggcgccaagcctcggcgccatagatcttggaGTCGAGGCTCGGCGCCAGCCTCCCTGGCGCTAAGCCCCCTACCATATATACTGccccttcttcctgcccgagaGTTCCTCCTCATTATTCTCCACTCTCTCGggtttttactctccctactttgccctagactacgaatcgacattgtagcttaggaaactttcatttgatccgtggatcctgaagagcaaggtatcctctctccgtcgtacctttttttcacatcgattcgctatatatttcttgcatttttgaacttagggtttcatgcaaatgtaggatgccgaggcgtggaaaagctaagaaactaaggtaatctcaacgcccgtagttatgttatatactcattgttgtggatcaaatgaaaaaaccttaattgtaggtttattcttaagtgcgtttgattcatagaaccaaataaacaaaattgtagttatggcgcaaagaagaccggaaatgcgttcgatccattgcctctgcctagtggtgttccagtgccgatgtgcttttgcggcgatccttgcaaggtagccaagtccgaagaacatgccacgtataggcagaggtattggatgtgttccaactttgcgtttgaacctacacttcgtcagcgctgcattaacatgttggtaaggaaatgttgttgtcttataattattgtccataatttttttgttttataacaattgcatttgttgtagacccctccaccgctatgtgattttgagcagtggatcgacactgagatcaatcctgaagacaaggagtttttggagtatatgatgcgctgggatgcagagaggaaggaggtgtacgagaagaggctcatagaggaggctgcggaaaaggagcacaaggaagaggaggaaaggaggcgggttgctgcgaacagggaggagagagagaagaagcttgagcgggcacgccgagcgaaagcaacggttgaggagaatcccgatgccttaaggaagggaaagtggcctcgttgcactcagtagccatatttaggttctagttttatggtttatttatgaacaatattttctactgtgagacttttattatgttgtcatgtaataatgcactttaagtaagGACACGCAATTTGTAGACGACATGTGTTCATTTTGCGATGTAATGCATTTCGAAGTCGTAGTCTACTGAAATATccgtagaaaataaaaatggtacttgttagcgaaatttcggcagaatttcccctacttgttgatgcaatccatacaaaattacgagatgaatagtgaatataaatacaagcatagaagcatagaagcatatgacacaagcatatgacacattcagaatagaatccacaatagttcagaatgaaagtccatatatatacaaatagtcCATATGATACAAAGTTCGCAATCAGAATCgtcactgcctcctagtcttacccttacccttgtgaccaagggcgtcggtgcctggagtgtaaggagaacgtggacgacgtagtctagtgccccctacaacctgtgtaggttgagtcaagggagcctcctggagctgagacgggccaatctcctcggccctctgctcatcgtcgtcgtcatcgtcgtcgtcgtcgacttcCTCGGATGCAATTGATTTCGAACCTGAGGGGCCTTGGCTGGACGTACCGACGCCTCCTTCACGCAGGGATGGAACGTGCACGTCTCGCGTCGTggcagtcctgcaaccacaacgagcagcggCACTGCGAAGCCGATTTGACAATCGCTGCAGTAGTAAAAACAAGTTACACAAATgaagaatgtaacgtattaataaagtattagaaagaataatttgagacTTACCTCTAGGACGCTCCGTATCTCGGGGTCCCTAACTCGTGGACGGATATGCTCTATATCTCTAACCGAGCTTTGTAGGGTACGCCCctgcaacaaatgactaagtcactaaagcaaCAAATGTCTAAGTCACTAAAcgactaaatgattaagtcagatTATCACTAAGTCCTTCTCTAACTAACTAAATCTCTAAGTAACTTAACATAGAACATAGAAAAGTGAAGcaattgtcttaccatcctatccaagattggtcctgcctccacctgccttccagcacgagtactctgatcgtacaccgtgtcttcatcgtcggatgAGTGGATATCGGCGTAGTCATCTTCCGTCCACGCTTCCCTCAGCCTGTGCCgcgtcgcaccttggtaccagCTCTGGTATTGCCTGTACGCACTGTTTGTGTGCGGCTCGTTGTTCTTGTCCAAGTTCTGCTCGAACTGCTCCCATTCCTGAATGTATGCGTGGTGGAACGCGGCCCACTCGGAGACCTTCCGTttcttctttcgatccacgctgCACGTCACGTTACACGTTACTGTTAGCCAAAATTTAGTTAATAGTATTGAAATATATGAAATAGCAAAAGACTTACTTGTGTAACTCTATACTAGTCGAGGTCGCCTGTGGTGGCCAAATCTGCCTCATCCCAAATTGACGTGCTACTCGATGTGGCAGGTGGTACTTGACAGCATAGAAGCAAATAAGAGGGCACACCATCCTATAAATATCATCGTCCGTCGCACACATGAAGCTAAGGGGAAAAGGAAGTGGATCGTCTCCGTCGTAAG from Setaria italica strain Yugu1 chromosome II, Setaria_italica_v2.0, whole genome shotgun sequence encodes the following:
- the LOC101780460 gene encoding serine/threonine-protein phosphatase 7 long form homolog, which produces MLGLSIRGQPVTGPCVSDGWRARVAAFLGREVEEQGTRTSGVLISWLREHFGQCPQDADAETVGHYCRAWILHLFACVLFPDATGDTASWMWIHCLTDWHQAGFYSWGSAVLCFLYRQLCEACRRTSGSPSVGGCVYLLQLWMWSRLPVRRPEIMPRRPWFPGEPPRRQPTWAYIWDQVKVSHTRLDRAYLDYINEIDALTAHSPYDGDDPLPFPLSFMCATDDDIYRMVCPLICFYAVKYHLPHRVARQFGMRQIWPPQATSTSIELHNVDRKKKRKVSEWAAFHHAYIQEWEQFEQNLDKNNEPHTNSAYRQYQSWYQGATRHRLREAWTEDDYADIHSSDDEDTVYDQSTRAGRQVEAGPILDRMGRTLQSSVRDIEHIRPRVRDPEIRSVLERLSNRLRSAAARCGCRTATTRDVHVPSLREGGVGTSSQGPSGSKSIASEEVDDDDDDDDDEQRAEEIGPSQLQEAPLTQPTQVVGGTRLRRPRSPYTPGTDALGHKGKGKTRRQ